GCCTGCCCGAACTTCATGGCCCCGCCCTTGAGCTCACCGAGCACCTTGAACAGCTGCTCGGCCGTGCGCTGCTGGAGTTCACGGGCGACGATCTCCGCCGATCTCCCGCCGATCCGCTTGCCCAGGCCCCAGGTGGCCCGGCCCGCGAAGCCCAGCGGCAACGCGGCCAACTTGGCGGTCCGGGTGACCGCCTTCCGGGGAAGATCAGACATACGCCCCTCCAAAACCCAGACTGCCGTGCCGCGCAGGGCGGTCAGCCCTGCCGTGCCGCGCAGGGCCGTTACCCCGCCATTGTGTCCTGCGCGCCTCCGGCTGCCGAGGCGCGCTCCCCCTCTCCGCCGCGCGAAGCCCCGCAGGGGCAGGCCGGATGGGGTCTCAGCCGCTCCGCCCGCCACTCCGACAGCGGCAGCGACATCTCCCAGCGGGTGCTCGTGCTCGCCGGGAGGTCCCCGTCGAGGAAGGCGAGCGCGTGCGCGGCGGCCAGCCCCGCCACCGCCGTCGCGAGACCAAGGTCGCAGGCGGGCAGGGGATGCCGGGCGCCGGAGCGCCACTGGGCCAGCAGCCGGGGCCAGTCCGGCTCCCGGTCCGTCCGTTCCTCCTGGAGGCACCGCGCGCACGCCGTGCCGCCCGGCAGGACGAGCGGCCCGACGACTCCCGTCGCCTCGATGACCCCGGCGTACAGATGCGGGGTCCCCGTGGTGACCCATCGCTGCGCCGGAAGCGGATCGGGGACGTACGCGCCGAGACCGTCCCGTGGCGTCACCACGACGAGTGACAGCCCGAACCCGCCGGACCCCTCACCCGGTCGCGCCGGTCCGCCCGGGCCGCGTGCCCTCCGCCACCGGCCGACCAGCCGACGGGCCGCCGTCGCCCGGCGCTCGCCGACCGCCTCGGCCGGCAGCCCGCCCGGGGCCGTCTCCCAGGGCTCGACCCGGCCCGAGTCGACGACCTCGACCCCGCCCACACCCGCCGCCGCGAGCAGCGCCGCCACCATCGCCCCCACCCGACCCGCGCCCCGGACCTGGACGCGCGCGGCCCGGCGGGCCGCCAGGACCCGTACCGCCCGGTCCGGCTCCGGGTGGACGACGGAGAGGGAGGCGAGGTCGGCGCGGAGCGGATCGAGGGCGGTGTCCACCGCGCCGGCCGTCGGCCCGGCCTTCCCCGGGCGCCCGGTCGAGGCGTCGGCCAGCAGTCCCGCCGATTCGAGCCGCGCGAGCAGCGCGTCGAGGCGTCCGCGCGGCAGGCCGAGCGTCCTCGCCTCGGCCCCGAGCAGCTCGGTGCCGCGGGTGCCGTCGAGCAGTCCGAGCAGGGTTCCCGTCGCCTGGTCGACGGGATCGAGCACCACCGCGTGCGCGGGGGTGACCCCGAACTGCACGCTGCGCAGACTGCGCCAGGCGCGCCGCAGCGCCGGTTTCACCATCGGATGCATTTCCCCCGCCCCGCATTCATGATCGACAGCTTCATGATCGACAACGGCCTTTCGCCGTCGGGTCGAGAATGCCCCGCCGCCGTGACGGTCGCAGAAAGTTGTCCACAGGCGAGGCGATTAGTCATTCGAATCGTGTGGGGTGTGAGCGGATCGTTGCCGAAACCACTCCGGAGGCGGGACTTCCCCCGCTGACAGCGGGTAACGTCGGGGCCGTGCCCGCCGACCCACAGCGCAGCGTGACCGACAAGCCGCACCGCGGTGCGGGGACGAGTGCGGTCGAGGTCCGCAGAAGCCCACGACGGAGCAGAACCGTCTCGGCCTACCGCGAGGGCGACCGCACCATCGTGCTCATCCCGGCCCGGATGTCCGAGGCCGAGGAGCGCCGCTGGGTCGGCGTGATGCTCGACAAACTCGCCGCGCAGGAGAGCCGCGGCGTCCTCGGGGACCGCGAGCTGACCGAGCGGTCGCTGCGCCTCTCCGAGCAGTACTTCGGCGGCCGGGCCCGCCCCAGCTCCGTGCGCTGGGTCACCAACCAGAACACCCGCTGGGGTTCCTGCACCCCCTCCGAGGGCAGCATCCGCCTCTCCCACCGGCTCCAGGGCATGCCCGAGTACGTGATCGACTACGTCCTCCTGCACGAGCTGGCCCACCTGCTCGTCCCCGGGCACGGTCCCGGGTTCTGGCGGCTCCTGGAGGCGTACCCCCGCACCGAGCGGGCCCGCGGCTACCTGGAGGGCGTGGTCGCCGCCGGGCGCCTGCCGCATCTCCCGGGCGCCGGCGCGGAGTGACGCCCCTCCACGGGCGGGGAACGATCTTCTCCACTCGCGCGGAGTGACGCCCCTCCACGGGCGGGGAGCAACCCTCTCCGCTCGCGAGGAGTGACCCCTTCCGCTTGCGGGGAGTGACGCGGGCAGCACGTGCGCGTGACCGAGGTTTCCCGATTCGGTACCGAAAACGACCTGCGCTGTCTCAATGTCGCACTCAGCGGCTAGCCTGGCGCGAGCATTCGCCATTCGGGATGGGGGACGGTCGTTACGCATGGCCAGGGAATTCCAACGCGGCCACAAGGCCAAGATCAGTGATCTCACCGCGGGTACCGATCTGTACATCGGTGTGCAGATCGCAGCGCCCGGACTGACCTTCGACATCAGCTGTTTCGGACTGGACGCGGAGGAGCGGCTCTCCGACGACCGCTACTTCGTCTTCTTCAACCAGCCGAAGACGCCCGAGGAGTCCGTCCAGCTGCTCGGGGCGCAGTCCGGTGACACCGAGTCCTTCCGCGTGACTCTCGACCGCATCCCCGCCAACATCCACAAGCTGTCGTTCACCGCGACCATCGACGGCGCCGGCCAGATGTCGCAGGTCGGCCCCGGCCATCTGCGGATCGTGGCGGGCGGCGAGGAGGTGGCCCGGTACGCCTTCACCGGCGCGGAGTTCACCACCGAGCGCGCGGTGATGCTCGGCGACTTCTACCTCAAGGACGTGTGGCGGTTCGCCGCCGTCGGCCAGGGCTTCGACGGTGGCCTCGACGCACTCCTGCGGAACTTCGGCGGCGAGGTCGCCGAGGAGGAGCCCACCCCGCAGCAGCAGGCCGCGCCCGGCTTCGCCCCGCCCGCGCAGGCGGCGGCGCCCCCGGCGTTCGGCGCCCCCGCGGCCCCGGCTCCCGCGCCCGGCTTCGGCGCGCCGCCGGCGCCCGCACCGGCTCCCGCGCCCGCGTTCGGCGGGCCGCCCGCCCCGCCCGCGCCCGTGCCGCCCGCCCAGCCGGTGCACACGGCGCCGACCATGGTGGCGCCGTTGGCCCCCGCCCCGGTCCCGCCGCCGGCACCGGCTCCCGCCCCGTACGGGCAGCAGCCGCCCGGCTACGGCCAGGTCCCGGGACAGCCTCCGGGGCAGTACCCCGGCCAGGTGCCGCCGCAGGCGCCCGGCCCGTACCCCGGCCAGCAGCCCCCGGCGCCCGGTTACGGCCAGGCCGCCCCCGCCCCGTACGGCCAGCAGCCCGGCGTCCCGCAGGGTGTCCCGGCGGCCGGAGCGGGCCTCGCCGCCGCGCTCGCGCCGTACAAGGAGACCCCCACCGGCGCCCGCTGGACCTCGCAGAACCAGCAGCTCATGCGGGTCGACCTGGCCATGGGCGGCATGCCCGTGCTCGCCCGGCAGGGCTCCATGGTCATGTACCAGGGCAAGGTCGACTTCTCCCACAAGGGCGCCGGCTTCACCGGCCGGATCGTCGGCAACGCCACCGGCCAGGAGATGCAGCTGATGCGCTGCACCGGCCGCGGCCAGCTCTTCCTCGCCGAGGAGGGTGCCCACCTGCACCCGATCGAGCTCCAGGGCGACGGCATCTGCGTCTCCGCGGAGAACGTCCTCGCGTTCGACGAGTCCCTGCAGTACGAGGTGCGGCGCATCGAGGGCCACGGCATCCCCGGCGGCGCCCTGTTCACGATGCAGTTCCAGGGCACCGGCACCGTCGTCGTGAAGACCCACGGCGTGCCCGTGGTGCTGCCCGTCACGCCGACCACCTTCGCCGACTGCAACGCCGTGGTGGCGTGGTCGTCCGCCTCCCAGGTCATCCTCTCCAGCCAGGTGCGGCTCCGCCGCAACGCCTACCCCGGCCACAGCGGAGAGACCGTGAACCTCCAGTTCCGGGGAGCCCCCGGCAACTTCATCGTCGTCCAGCCCTACGAGGTCTGAGGGAGCCCGAAGTCATGAACCAGCAATTCGCGGGCTACGCCCCGACCCCCGTCGCGGCCCGGATGGAGAACCACGGCCGCGCCATGCTCAAGGTGGCCATGGCCTCCGGCCAGGACCTCTACGCCCGGACCGGCTCGATGGTCTCCTACGAGGGCTACATCACCTACGAGCCCAACCCGCCCGCCGCCCGCCAGGTCGCCCAGCAGTGGGTCACCGGCGAGGGCGCGCCCATCATGAAGTGCTCCGGCGACGGACTGCTCTACCTCGCGGACTACGGCGCCGACGTCGTCGTGATCAACCTGCAGAACGACTCGCTCTCGGTCAACGGCACCAACCTGCTCGCCTTCGACGCACACCTCCAGTGGGGCGTCGAGCGGGTCAAGGGACTCGCCAAGTTCGCCGGCCAGGGCCTGTTCAACGTGGAGATCGCCGGCACCGGCTGGGTCGCCCTGACCTCGCGCGGCACCCCGATCGTCGTCGACTGCGGACGCGGCGACGACGAGACGTACGTCGACCCCGACGCGCTCGTCGCCTGGTCGCCGTCGCTCAAGGTCAAGGGCAAGCGCAGCTTCAAGGCCTCCTCCCTCATCGGGCGGGGCAGCGGCGAGGCATTCCAGATGGCCTTCTCGGGCCAGGGCATCGTCGTCGTACAGCCGAGCGAGGACAGCACCGACCGCCTGCGGGCCCGGGGCTGAGGGGGAGCGAGAACACACCATGCAGAGCCCGCTTTTCAACCACGCCGAACAGCAGAGCCAGGAGCGGTACGTCATCCAGAACCCGCAGCTCCTGCGGGTCAGCCTCACCGGGCAGGACGACATCCTGGCCCGCAAGGGCGCCATGGTCGCGTACCAGGGACTCGTCGACTTCGACGGCGAGTACAAGACCCCCGGCCAGCGCCGGGCCCAGGCACGCACCGGTGAGGGCCTCGACCTCATGCGCTGCTCCGGCCAGGGCACGGTCTACTTCGCCAACCTCGCCCAGTACGTGCACGTCGTGGACGTCGAGCAGGAGGGCCTGACCGTCGACAGCGCCTACGTCCTGGCGCTCGACTCCACCCTCCACACCGAGGTCATCGCCGTCGACAGCCAGTACGGCGTCTCCGGCACCGGCAAGTACCAGCTCAACATCTCCGGCCGCGGCCGGGTCGCCCTGATGACCTCGGGGCAGCCGCTGATGATGCACGTCACGCCCGAGAAGTACGTGAGCGTCGACGCGGACGCCATCGTCGCCTGGTCCACCGGACTGCGCGTCCAGATGCAGGCCCAGACGCACAGCTCCAGCGTCCGCACCCGCCGCGGCAGCACCGGCGAGGGCTGGGAACTCAGCTTCCTCGGCCAGGGCTTCGCGCTCGTCCAGCCCAGCGAGGTCATGCCCCCGCAGAACGCGGCCATCGGCCAGGGCATCGCCGCCCAGTTCGGCGCCGGACAGCACGGCTCCCACGCCCAGAACCAGAACAACGCCTGGAACTAGGCACGCGTAAGGGAGAGGGGCGGTCGCCGAACGGCGACCGCCCCTCTCCCGTGTCCGGGCGCCGCTAGAGGCGCGCCAGCGTGCTCTCCAGGAGACGGACCACCGACGTGTCCGCCACGCCCGCCACCTCGTCGTACGCGAACCAGCGCAGGTCCAGCGACTCCTCGCTGATCTGCTCCACCGCACCGGCCGGAGCCAGCGCCGCGTACTGCACGTCCAGGTGCCAGTGGCAGGGCGCCGGGATCGGATGCCGGTCCAGCCGCACCGGGCCGCCCGGCAGCAGGGTCAGTCCCGTGATCCCGGACTCCTCGGTGGCCTCCCGCAGCGCGGCCGCCTCGACCGTCGTGTCACCCGCCTCGCAGTGACCGCCCATCTGCAGCCACATGCCCAGCTTCTTGTGCAGGGTCAGCAGCACCCGCCCGCGCGTGGGGTCGACCACCAGCGCGCTGGAGGTCAGATGCCCGGCCCCGCAGGGCTTGTACATGCCGTCCGGATGCGCGTCCAGATGGGCCAGGTACGCGTCGCGCAGCTCCGGCTGGTCCCCGTACCCCTTGAGGACGAGGACCGCGTCGTCGTGCAGAGTCACTCCTTGCCGTCCCCGTCTTCCGGGGCGTCGCCCTTGGCCGCCTCGCCGAGCATCTTGTCGATCTCGGAGAAGTCGAGGTGCTCGCGGTGCACGAAGCCGTCCGGGTCGTCCAGGTCGGTCGCCGTCGGCAGCATGTCCGGGTGCTCCCACAGACCGTCACGGCCGTCGACCCCGCGCGCGTCGGTCAGCGACGCCCACAGGCGCGCCGCGTCCCGCAGCCGCCGCGGCCGCAGCTCGAGACCGATCAGCGTGGCGAAGGTCTGCTCGGCGGGACCGCCCGAGGCCCGGCGCCGGCGCAGCGTCTCGCGCAGCGCGTCCGCCGACGTGAGGCGCGACTTGGCGGCCTCGTGGACCACCGCGTCCACCCAGCCCTCGACGAGCGCCAGCGCCGTCTCCAGACGGGCCAGGGCCGCCTTCTGCGCCGGGGTGTCCTCCGGCTGGAACATGCCCTGCTGGAGGGCCTCCTGAAGCTGCTCCGGGTGCGTCGGGTCGAGCTGGCCCACCGCCTCCTCCAGCTTCGAGGTGTCGACCTTGATCCCTCGCGCGTACCCCTCGACCGCGCCGAACAGGTGCGCGCGCAGCCACGGCACGTGGGCGAAGAGACGCTGGTGCGCGGCCTCGCGCAGCGCCAGGTAGAGCCGCACCTCGTCGGAGGGCACGCCCAGGTCCTTGCCGAAGGCCTCGATGTTCAGCGGCAGCAGCGCCGCCCGGCCCGCGGGCCCGAGGGGCAGACCGACGTCGGTCGAGCCGACGACCTCACCGGCGAGCGCGCCGACGGCCTGCCCGATCTGCTGGCCGAACATGGCGCCGCCCATGGAGCGCATCATGCCGATCAGCGGGCCCGCCATGGCCTGCATCTCCTCCGGCAGGACGTCGCCCATCGCCGAGCCGACCCGCTCGGCGACCGGGTCCACGAGCTGCTGCCACGCCGGCAGCGTCGCCTCGACCCACTCCGCGCGGCTCCACGCCACGGCCGTGCTCGCGCCCGAGGGCAGCGAGGTCACGCCGTCCAGCCACAGGTCGGCGAGGCGCACGGCCTCCTCGACCGCGGCCTTCTCCGCCGGGCCCACGCTGGCGTCCTTGGTGCCGTCGGCGGTGCCCTGGGCCACCACCTGGCGCGCGATCTGCTTGGCCATGTCCCAGTTGACCGGACCGCCCTCGTAGCTCAGCATCTGGCCGAGCTGCTGGAAGGCCGCACCGAGGTCGTTGGGGTTCAGCGAGCCGAACATCGCCGCGAACGGATTGTCCGCTCCGCCGGGCCCGCCCATGCCGGGCAGCCCACCGAAGCCGAACGGGTTCGCCCCGAACGGGTTGCCGCCCTGGCCCCCGGACCCCTGGCCACCTCCGGCGGGGTCCTTCTTCTTGCCCTCGTCGCCGTTCTCCGGCTCCTCCGGCGGAAGGCCGAATCCGAATGGGGTGTCACTCACAGGTTTCCTCGGCTCGTAGGGCCGCCGGCCTCCTGCCGACGGCGACTGCCCGACCAGGGCCTGTCCAGACAGGCCCCGCACACCACCAGCGTAGACATCCGGGCCGGAAATGGGCTCGGTGCTCCGCCGGGCCGTGCCCTGCGGCAGGATGGACGCCACCTGGTCCGTACGCGTCATCCGTGTACGTACTGAAGACAACCGCTGGAGACGCCCGGTGAGTTCCCCAGATCCACAGGTTCGCGGAGCGCGAAACCTCTCAACCCGGTCCGCCGCGCGCGGCCCCGTCGTCGCGGTCACCGGTGCCGCTTCCGGCGTCGGTGACCTGCTGACCAGGCGCCTGGCCGCGTCCGACGAGATCAAGAAGGTCGTCGCCATCGACGAGCGCCGGGGCGAGGTCGCCGAGGCGCAGTGGCACATCCTCGACGTGCGCGACCCGGCCATCGCCGAGAAGCTGCGCGGCGCGGACGTCGTCGTGCACCTCGCCGTCGATCTCGACCTGGAGACCGACCCCGCCGCCCGGACGGCCTACAACGTGCGCGGCACGCAGACCGTGCTGACCGCCGCGGCCGCCGCCGGGGTCCACCGGGTGGTGCTGTGCACCTCCGCGATGGTCTACGGCGCACTGCCCGACAACGACATCCCGCTCTCCGAGGACGCCGAGCTCAGGGCCACGGCGGAGGCCACCGGCGTGGGCGACATGCTGGAGATCGAGCGCCTCGGGCGCCGGGCCCCGCGCGCCCACCCCGGCCTCAACGTCACCGTGGTCCGCCCGGCCGTCCTGATCGGCGGTACGGACACGGCGCTGACCCGCTACTTCGAGTCGCCCCGGCTGCTCGTCGTCGCCGGCTCCCGGCCCACCTGGCAGTTCTGCCACGTGGAGGACCTGGTCAGCGCTCTGGAGTACGCGGCCCTTGAGAAGGTCGAAGGGGAGTTCGCGGTCGGCTGCGAGGGCTGGCTGGAGCAGGAGGAGGTCGAGGAGCTCTCCGGGATCCGGCGCATGGAACTGCCCTCCGCCGTCGCCCTCGGCGCCGCGGCCCGGCTCCACCGGATCGGGCTGACCCCGTCCCCGGCGGGCGACCTCGCGTACACGATGCACCCGTGGGTGGTCAGCGTCGGACGCCTGCACGACGCCGGCTGGCGGCCGAAGTGGACGAACGAGGAGGTCCTCGCGGCGCTCCTGGAGGAGGTCGAGGGCCGTCACACGGTCGCCGGCCGCCGACTGGGCCGCAAGGACGCCACGGCGGCGGGCGCTGCCGGGGCGACGGTGGCCCTGCTCGGCACGGCGGCGCTCGTCCGGCAGATGCGGAAGCGGCGGGGGATCTGACCGGGAGGCGCGGCGGCCTGTAGGACCCTCCTACGGGGGCCGCCGACGACCGGTCGAAACCGCTATTCCGGGATGTCGCGCGCGTACGGCACGATGGACGCATGGCACCGACGTCGTTTGACCACCCCGGCGAGCAGGCCGCCGCCGATCCGATCAAGCTCCTGGCGATCCGGGAGACCCCGCTCTCCCTCGACGAGGTCTTCCGGGCGGTCGGGGACGACGCCTCGGGCGGCACGACGCTCTTCGTCGGCACCGTGCGCAACCACGACGGCGGCGCCGATGTCGACCGTCTGGGCTACTCCTGCCACCCCACCGCCGAGGCGGAGATGCGGCGGGTCGCGGAGAAGGTCGTCGCGAACCACCCGGTCCGC
This sequence is a window from Streptomyces sp. NBC_00691. Protein-coding genes within it:
- a CDS encoding zinc-dependent metalloprotease, with the translated sequence MSDTPFGFGLPPEEPENGDEGKKKDPAGGGQGSGGQGGNPFGANPFGFGGLPGMGGPGGADNPFAAMFGSLNPNDLGAAFQQLGQMLSYEGGPVNWDMAKQIARQVVAQGTADGTKDASVGPAEKAAVEEAVRLADLWLDGVTSLPSGASTAVAWSRAEWVEATLPAWQQLVDPVAERVGSAMGDVLPEEMQAMAGPLIGMMRSMGGAMFGQQIGQAVGALAGEVVGSTDVGLPLGPAGRAALLPLNIEAFGKDLGVPSDEVRLYLALREAAHQRLFAHVPWLRAHLFGAVEGYARGIKVDTSKLEEAVGQLDPTHPEQLQEALQQGMFQPEDTPAQKAALARLETALALVEGWVDAVVHEAAKSRLTSADALRETLRRRRASGGPAEQTFATLIGLELRPRRLRDAARLWASLTDARGVDGRDGLWEHPDMLPTATDLDDPDGFVHREHLDFSEIDKMLGEAAKGDAPEDGDGKE
- a CDS encoding SDR family oxidoreductase, translating into MSSPDPQVRGARNLSTRSAARGPVVAVTGAASGVGDLLTRRLAASDEIKKVVAIDERRGEVAEAQWHILDVRDPAIAEKLRGADVVVHLAVDLDLETDPAARTAYNVRGTQTVLTAAAAAGVHRVVLCTSAMVYGALPDNDIPLSEDAELRATAEATGVGDMLEIERLGRRAPRAHPGLNVTVVRPAVLIGGTDTALTRYFESPRLLVVAGSRPTWQFCHVEDLVSALEYAALEKVEGEFAVGCEGWLEQEEVEELSGIRRMELPSAVALGAAARLHRIGLTPSPAGDLAYTMHPWVVSVGRLHDAGWRPKWTNEEVLAALLEEVEGRHTVAGRRLGRKDATAAGAAGATVALLGTAALVRQMRKRRGI
- a CDS encoding AIM24 family protein, yielding MQSPLFNHAEQQSQERYVIQNPQLLRVSLTGQDDILARKGAMVAYQGLVDFDGEYKTPGQRRAQARTGEGLDLMRCSGQGTVYFANLAQYVHVVDVEQEGLTVDSAYVLALDSTLHTEVIAVDSQYGVSGTGKYQLNISGRGRVALMTSGQPLMMHVTPEKYVSVDADAIVAWSTGLRVQMQAQTHSSSVRTRRGSTGEGWELSFLGQGFALVQPSEVMPPQNAAIGQGIAAQFGAGQHGSHAQNQNNAWN
- a CDS encoding TerD family protein, encoding MAREFQRGHKAKISDLTAGTDLYIGVQIAAPGLTFDISCFGLDAEERLSDDRYFVFFNQPKTPEESVQLLGAQSGDTESFRVTLDRIPANIHKLSFTATIDGAGQMSQVGPGHLRIVAGGEEVARYAFTGAEFTTERAVMLGDFYLKDVWRFAAVGQGFDGGLDALLRNFGGEVAEEEPTPQQQAAPGFAPPAQAAAPPAFGAPAAPAPAPGFGAPPAPAPAPAPAFGGPPAPPAPVPPAQPVHTAPTMVAPLAPAPVPPPAPAPAPYGQQPPGYGQVPGQPPGQYPGQVPPQAPGPYPGQQPPAPGYGQAAPAPYGQQPGVPQGVPAAGAGLAAALAPYKETPTGARWTSQNQQLMRVDLAMGGMPVLARQGSMVMYQGKVDFSHKGAGFTGRIVGNATGQEMQLMRCTGRGQLFLAEEGAHLHPIELQGDGICVSAENVLAFDESLQYEVRRIEGHGIPGGALFTMQFQGTGTVVVKTHGVPVVLPVTPTTFADCNAVVAWSSASQVILSSQVRLRRNAYPGHSGETVNLQFRGAPGNFIVVQPYEV
- a CDS encoding NUDIX hydrolase; translated protein: MTLHDDAVLVLKGYGDQPELRDAYLAHLDAHPDGMYKPCGAGHLTSSALVVDPTRGRVLLTLHKKLGMWLQMGGHCEAGDTTVEAAALREATEESGITGLTLLPGGPVRLDRHPIPAPCHWHLDVQYAALAPAGAVEQISEESLDLRWFAYDEVAGVADTSVVRLLESTLARL
- a CDS encoding M48 metallopeptidase family protein, with the protein product MPADPQRSVTDKPHRGAGTSAVEVRRSPRRSRTVSAYREGDRTIVLIPARMSEAEERRWVGVMLDKLAAQESRGVLGDRELTERSLRLSEQYFGGRARPSSVRWVTNQNTRWGSCTPSEGSIRLSHRLQGMPEYVIDYVLLHELAHLLVPGHGPGFWRLLEAYPRTERARGYLEGVVAAGRLPHLPGAGAE
- a CDS encoding molybdenum cofactor biosynthesis protein MoaE; protein product: MAPTSFDHPGEQAAADPIKLLAIRETPLSLDEVFRAVGDDASGGTTLFVGTVRNHDGGADVDRLGYSCHPTAEAEMRRVAEKVVANHPVRALAAVHRVGDLVVGDIAVIVAVSCPHRGAAFEASRKLIDDLKHEVPIWKHQTFSDGTEEWVGAC
- a CDS encoding TOMM precursor leader peptide-binding protein yields the protein MHPMVKPALRRAWRSLRSVQFGVTPAHAVVLDPVDQATGTLLGLLDGTRGTELLGAEARTLGLPRGRLDALLARLESAGLLADASTGRPGKAGPTAGAVDTALDPLRADLASLSVVHPEPDRAVRVLAARRAARVQVRGAGRVGAMVAALLAAAGVGGVEVVDSGRVEPWETAPGGLPAEAVGERRATAARRLVGRWRRARGPGGPARPGEGSGGFGLSLVVVTPRDGLGAYVPDPLPAQRWVTTGTPHLYAGVIEATGVVGPLVLPGGTACARCLQEERTDREPDWPRLLAQWRSGARHPLPACDLGLATAVAGLAAAHALAFLDGDLPASTSTRWEMSLPLSEWRAERLRPHPACPCGASRGGEGERASAAGGAQDTMAG
- a CDS encoding AIM24 family protein, translating into MNQQFAGYAPTPVAARMENHGRAMLKVAMASGQDLYARTGSMVSYEGYITYEPNPPAARQVAQQWVTGEGAPIMKCSGDGLLYLADYGADVVVINLQNDSLSVNGTNLLAFDAHLQWGVERVKGLAKFAGQGLFNVEIAGTGWVALTSRGTPIVVDCGRGDDETYVDPDALVAWSPSLKVKGKRSFKASSLIGRGSGEAFQMAFSGQGIVVVQPSEDSTDRLRARG